The Miscanthus floridulus cultivar M001 chromosome 7, ASM1932011v1, whole genome shotgun sequence genome includes a region encoding these proteins:
- the LOC136465040 gene encoding receptor like protein 22-like: MASSCIGWTPLLLCLVQLLHFHTHAASASGVHPHGHANLTRHHSAPWLCRPDQANTLLTLKQSFSFHPNGRFPLDLESTTTLPSWKPGTDCCLWEGVGCSNSSSGHHVVTALDLSGFRLNSDGIHPVLFNLTSLRMLDLSMNNFRGYDIPSVGLERLALLRHLNLSSSGISGQVPIGISNLTNLVCLDLSDRYICTDDDCTISGASNLLWLPDFETLVSNLSNLRELYFDLAVLISSSAEYFFEALAKSVPHLRVLSLEGCSLQGQIGSSLSRLKSLTVINLSSNDDIIPRPFPEFLMNFPNLRVLLLNGINLQGWFPRGMFRSENLRVLDLSENSNLSGHLSSFSNAASLEALWIDGTNFTYVKSSYCSGFKALTELSIDGKIISTDFLYSFCHACILARIVRPIPHEVGAPKKLESLVLRSMGLSGRIPSTIANLTQLTELQLGGNYFSGGIPSTIANLTRLTELRLEGSYLSGEIPTSLFTLPALGYLDLSLNQLSGPINEFDAASSCLKIVYLEMNNLTGQIPQSLLVLPNLKDLNIEGNNLMGSVDLASLWGKDLTSLFLSYNKLTVIEGEGINNSLSTYPYQLVELGLASCNMIKIPKLIMRAKHMTHVDLSNNKISGDIPSWIWNYDLMVINLSHNMFTGMKVNSYVIPFSNTLSYINLRSNRLQGPIPLPSSSAKILDYSNNSFSSLLPNFTLYLSSTVYLMLSHNNISGYLPRSICHSPLEVLDLSYNNFSGLLPRCLMENSLSIINLRENQFKGMLPSNISIGCPIQTINLNGNKIEGQLPRTLSKCTDLEVLDLGRNQITDTFPSWLGGLLNLRVLILRSNKFHGSIGHLEDEKYRGRHFSSLQIIDLASNNFSGKLHPQWFENLKSMRQDNNSGDIIYHPNIGVLYLDSITISYKGFTMSFERILTTLTAIDISDNALEGNIPTSIGNLLSLHVLNMSHNAFTGQIPPQLGSITALESLDLSSNMLSGEIPQELTDLTFLSTLNLSNNQLDGRIPQSRQFETFQESSFDGNAGLCGPPLSKKCGPSDIPSETHLKNSSHGVDVVLFLFVGVGFGVGFAAAILLKLDYWISRWFQIFRILC, encoded by the exons ATGGCTTCCAGTTGCATTGGTTGGACGCCATTGCTGCTCTGTCTCGTACAGCTCCTCCACTTCCACACACATGCCGCCTCCGCCTCAGGTGTCCATCCTCACGGGCATGCCAACCTCACTCGCCACCACTCTGCTCCTTGGCTATGCCGTCCAGATCAGGCAAACACTCTGCTTACACTTAAGCAGTCTTTCAGCTTCCACCCAAACGGAAGGTTCCCACTCGACTTGGAGTCCACCACCACTCTTCCGTCGTGGAAACCTGGCACGGACTGCTGTCTCTGGGAGGGCGTCGGCTGCAGCAACTCGTCCTCAGGCCATCATGTCGTCACAGCTCTCGACCTCAGTGGGTTTCGATTGAACAGTGATGGAATTCACCCCGTGCTGTTTAATCTCACCTCCCTCAGGATGCTCGACCTGAGCATGAACAATTTTAGGGGCTACGACATCCCATCAGTTGGTTTGGAGAGGCTCGCTTTGCTCAGGCACCTCAACCTCTCCAGTTCAGGAATCAGCGGTCAGGTACCTATTGGCATTAGCAACCTCACAAACCTTGTCTGCTTGGATCTTTCCGATCGTTATATATGTACTGATGATGACTGTACCATCAGCGGCGCATCTAATCTCCTCTGGTTACCCGATTTCGAAACCCTAGTGTCAAATCTCAGCAATTTGAGAGAGCTTTACTTTGATCTTGCTGTGCTTATATCTTCGTCTGCAGAATATTTCTTCGAAGCTCTAGCTAAATCTGTGCCGCATCTGAGGGTTCTTAGCTTGGAGGGTTGCAGCCTCCAAGGTCAGATTGGCAGCTCTCTCTCAAGGTTGAAGTCTCTGACTGTGATCAACCTCAGCAGCAATGACGATATCATCCCCCGTCCATTTCCTGAGTTTCTCATGAATTTTCCCAACTTAAGAGTGCTCCTACTGAATGGTATTAATCTTCAAGGGTGGTTTCCTCGAGGAATGTTTCGATCAGAAAATCTAAGGGTGCTCGACTTGTCCGAGAATTCAAATCTCTCTGGCCACCTGTCAAGCTTTTCTAATGCCGCTTCTTTAGAAGCACTATGGATAGACGGGACCAACTTTACCTATGTTAAATCAAGCTATTGTAGTGGTTTCAAGGCATTAACAGAATTGTCTATTGATGGAAAAATTATTTCCACGGATTTCCTCTATTCATTTTGTCATGCTTGCATCCTTGCGCGGATTGTTC GCCCAATACCACATGAAGTTGGCGCACCGAAGAAGCTGGAATCACTTGTACTACGTTCTATGGGTCTTTCTGGCAGAATACCAAGTACAATTGCTAATTTGACTCAACTGACTGAGCTGCAGCTTGGAGGAAATTATTTCAGCGGTGGAATACCAAGTACAATTGCTAATTTGACTCGGTTGACTGAGCTGCGGCTTGAAGGAAGTTATCTCAGCG GAGAAATCCCAACATCTCTTTTCACTCTTCCAGCTCTAGGCTACTTAGATCTTTCATTAAACCAACTTTCTGGTCCCATAAATGAATTCGATGCTGCATCTTCATGCTTGAAGATTGTATACTTGGAAATGAATAATCTGACAGGGCAAATCCCCCAGTCATTGTTGGTACTCCCAAATTTGAAGGATCTCAATATTGAGGGCAACAACTTAATGGGCTCAGTGGATCTTGCGTCACTATGGGGGAAGGACCTCACTTCTTTATTTCTATCATACAATAAGCTGACTGTAATAGAAGGGGAAGGTATTAATAATTCTTTATCCACCTATCCCTATCAGCTTGTGGAGCTAGGTCTTGCTAGTTGCaatatgataaaaataccaaagtTAATAATGCGTGCCAAGCACATGACTCATGTAGACCTTTCAAATAATAAAATCAGCGGGGATATACCAAGTTGGATATGGAATTATGACCTCATGGTGATAAATCTTTCACACAACATGTTCACTGGCATGAAAGTCAATTCATATGTTATCCCATTCAGTAATACCTtgagctatatcaatcttagatCCAACAGACTTCAAGGACCGATTCCTTTGCCAAGTTCATCAGCTAAAATATTGGATTATTCAAATAATAGTTTCTCTTCCCTTCTTCCAAACTTCACATTATACCTTAGCTCCACTGTGTATCTTATGTTGTCACACAATAATATAAGTGGTTATTTGCCACGTTCAATTTGCCATTCACCTTTGGAAGTCCTTGACTTATCGTACAACAACTTTAGTGGACTATTACCACGATGCTTGATGGAAAATAGTCTGAGCATAATAAATTTGAGGGAGAATCAATTCAAAGGGATGCTACCTTCCAATATTTCAATTGGATGTCCTATCCAGACAATAAATTTGAATGGCAATAAGATTGAAGGTCAGCTTCCAAGGACACTCTCTAAATGCACTGACTTAGAGGTTCTTGACCTCGGAAGGAATCAAATTACAGACACTTTTCCATCCTGGCTAGGGGGCCTTTTGAATCTTCGTGTCCTTATCTTGAGATCCAACAAGTTCCATGGTTCAATAGGTCATCTTGAAGATGAAAAATACAGAGGACGACACTTCTCAAGCTTGCAAATCATTGATCTGGCCTCAAACAATTTCTCTGGAAAATTGCATCCACAATGGTTTGAAAATTTGAAATCAATGAGGCAGGATAACAATAGTGGAGATATCATATATCATCCAAACATAGGAGTACTTTACCTAGACTCTATCACAATATCATACAAAGGGTTCACCATGAGCTTTGAAAGGATCTTAACTACCTTAACTGCAATAGACATATCAGACAATGCACTGGAAGGAAATATTCCTACTTCGATTGGAAATCTGCTTTCACTGCATGTACTAAACATGTCTCATAATGCCTTCACTGGACAAATTCCACCCCAACTTGGTAGCATAACTGCTCTGGAGTCCCTGGACCTGTCTTCCAACATGCTATCAGGTGAGATTCCGCAAGAGTTAACTGATCTCACCTTCCTTAGCACCTTGAATTTGAGCAATAATCAATTGGATGGAAGGATACCACAATCACGTCAATTCGAAACGTTCCAAGAGAGTTCATTTGATGGCAATGCAGGACTCTGTGGACCCCCTCTATCCAAAAAATGTGGCCCTTCGGATATTCCAAGTGAAACACATCTGAAAAACTCCTCTCATGGTGTCGATGTTGTTTTGTTTCTCTTTGTTGGTGTGGGCTTTGGAGTGGGATTTGCAGCAGCTATTCTATTGAAACTGGATTATTGGATCAGCAGGTGGTTCCAAATTTTCAGGATTCTATGTTGA